From the genome of Bacteroidota bacterium:
AGTTGCCATGGTAATCGCCTTTCCATGCTTTTACGATGGCATAGTCGGCACGCAGCCATGTTTCCATTAAGTGTGGTTTGCCGTCAAAGTCTCTAATTTCTTTTCCTTCGGCTACCTCGGTACCAAATCCAGCGGGTGTGTAAAAAGCAGGGATGCCTGCACCGCCCATCCAGCAGCGTGTTGCAAGAGTTCCTTGGGGTATTAGTTCTACCTCCAGTTCACCACTTAATAGTTGGCGTTCAAACTCGGCATTCTCGCCCACATAACTGCTTATCATCTTTTTTACTTGACGTGTTTGCAACAGCAGTCCTATTCCAAAATCGTCGACCCCTGCATTATTGCTAATACAAGTTAGGTTCTTTATACCTGCTTTCACCAGGGCCGCGATACAATTCTCGGGTATACCACACAGCCCGAAACCACCGAGCATAATGGTTGCTCCATCGCTTATGTCTTTTACGCCTTCGTAGGCATTTGTTATTACTTTATTCATAAAA
Proteins encoded in this window:
- a CDS encoding CoA transferase subunit A codes for the protein MNKVITNAYEGVKDISDGATIMLGGFGLCGIPENCIAALVKAGIKNLTCISNNAGVDDFGIGLLLQTRQVKKMISSYVGENAEFERQLLSGELEVELIPQGTLATRCWMGGAGIPAFYTPAGFGTEVAEGKEIRDFDGKPHLMETWLRADYAIVKAWKGDYHGNLIYRETARNFNPSMAMAGKITIAEVEELVSAGELDPDQIHTPGIFVQRIFKGVDYEKRIEQRTVRKRS